From Pusillibacter faecalis, one genomic window encodes:
- a CDS encoding GNAT family N-acetyltransferase, translating into MTPLCTRRLLLRELQQADLPAVARLLQNETAMYAYKHAFTDADVQAWLDRQRRRYAAHGFGLWAVVLRETGAVIGQAGLTYQPYLDTQVLEVGYLLEPAYWRRGYATEAARACRDYAFGSLGEDKVSSIIKSDNAPSIRVAERLGMTREAEFTARYFSGEQPHVLYSVRRADAAACFFAGSMLP; encoded by the coding sequence ATGACGCCCCTGTGTACCAGGCGCCTGCTGCTCCGAGAGCTGCAGCAGGCAGATTTGCCCGCCGTAGCCAGACTCCTGCAAAACGAGACCGCCATGTACGCCTATAAGCACGCCTTTACCGACGCGGACGTCCAGGCGTGGCTGGACCGGCAGCGCAGGCGGTACGCCGCCCACGGCTTCGGCCTATGGGCCGTTGTGCTGCGGGAGACGGGCGCCGTGATCGGGCAGGCGGGGCTGACCTATCAGCCGTATCTCGACACTCAGGTTCTGGAGGTCGGGTATTTGCTGGAGCCAGCCTACTGGCGCCGCGGCTACGCCACGGAGGCGGCGCGGGCCTGCCGAGACTATGCCTTCGGCTCTCTTGGCGAGGACAAAGTCTCCTCCATCATCAAATCCGACAACGCCCCTTCCATCCGCGTCGCGGAGCGCCTGGGCATGACGCGGGAGGCGGAGTTTACCGCCCGGTATTTCAGCGGCGAGCAGCCGCATGTTCTCTACTCCGTCCGGCGGGCGGACGCCGCCGCTTGCTTTTTTGCCGGGAGTATGCTACCTTGA
- a CDS encoding FadR/GntR family transcriptional regulator: MSAGMEYTLKPIGQQSVVWNVIDQLTQAMTMGKLRPGDKIPTETELSESLQVSRNSVREAVKILVAYGILEIRRAEGTFIRSGVSQQMLNPLIYGIMFTQGDSYRQLKEFRQMIEIAALRLAIRHKTEEKLAELKQVFEDFIQELVAESPSLEVVMQKDMAFHMEIAAISDNVLMQEVSRLLFTLTTAKRTEVTKRLLEHDRHYLIESHTRTYEAVVHGDSRTCEDQLEAVIRPDYYGD; encoded by the coding sequence ATGAGCGCTGGGATGGAATATACCCTGAAGCCGATTGGCCAGCAATCGGTGGTTTGGAATGTAATTGACCAGTTGACACAGGCGATGACTATGGGGAAACTGCGGCCCGGTGACAAAATTCCAACGGAGACAGAGCTCTCCGAGAGCTTACAGGTCAGCAGAAACTCTGTGCGGGAGGCCGTGAAAATTCTGGTGGCTTATGGCATTCTGGAAATTCGCCGGGCTGAGGGGACCTTTATCCGCAGCGGAGTTTCCCAACAGATGCTCAATCCGCTGATTTACGGCATTATGTTCACGCAGGGCGACTCCTACCGCCAGCTGAAGGAGTTTCGCCAGATGATTGAAATCGCCGCGCTGCGGCTGGCAATCCGCCATAAGACCGAGGAGAAGCTGGCAGAGCTGAAGCAGGTTTTTGAGGACTTTATCCAGGAACTGGTTGCGGAGTCACCCAGCCTGGAGGTAGTGATGCAAAAGGACATGGCATTTCACATGGAGATTGCTGCCATCTCAGACAATGTCTTGATGCAGGAGGTTTCCAGACTGCTGTTCACACTGACCACGGCTAAACGCACAGAGGTGACAAAACGCCTTTTGGAGCATGACCGGCATTATTTGATCGAGTCCCACACCCGAACCTATGAAGCCGTCGTCCATGGCGACAGCAGGACCTGCGAGGATCAGCTGGAGGCGGTGATCCGCCCGGACTATTACGGAGATTAA
- a CDS encoding amidohydrolase family protein — MKIIDAHLHLFPEDEPQFEEMAQSVGHHNSTAHLRQAYRDLGIVHGVVMGNRSLRAADHDYPADLFHYCVGLDSALFRQGGSTTAHLAERIEENLASPACCGVKLYPGYNKTWLWDPLYEPVYTLAARYRKPVAIHMGLTASASAHLKYCHPLTLDEVAADHPNTQFVMCHFGNPFLESAAAVVEKNPNVAADLSGLLEGRVDLSRYQQEQTGWLSLLRTWLTAMDRWEDLLFGTDWPIVNLAEYVDFIRLLVPEARWEQVFFHNANRVYQLGL, encoded by the coding sequence ATGAAAATCATTGACGCCCATTTGCACCTGTTTCCAGAGGACGAGCCCCAGTTCGAGGAGATGGCGCAGTCTGTGGGGCACCATAATTCCACCGCGCACCTGCGGCAGGCGTACCGGGACCTGGGGATTGTCCATGGCGTGGTCATGGGCAACCGCAGCCTGCGGGCTGCGGACCACGATTATCCTGCCGATCTCTTTCACTACTGTGTAGGGCTGGACAGCGCCCTTTTCCGGCAGGGCGGCTCCACGACCGCACATCTGGCGGAGCGGATTGAGGAAAATCTGGCAAGCCCCGCCTGCTGCGGCGTCAAGCTCTACCCGGGCTATAACAAAACCTGGCTGTGGGACCCATTGTATGAACCGGTCTATACCCTGGCGGCTCGGTATCGCAAGCCGGTGGCGATTCACATGGGCCTTACTGCGTCCGCCTCCGCTCATCTCAAATACTGCCACCCCCTGACGCTGGACGAGGTGGCCGCGGACCATCCAAACACACAGTTTGTCATGTGCCACTTTGGAAATCCCTTTCTGGAATCCGCCGCCGCGGTGGTGGAGAAAAATCCCAACGTGGCCGCTGACCTCTCCGGACTGCTGGAGGGCCGGGTGGATTTGAGCCGTTACCAACAAGAGCAAACCGGTTGGCTCTCCCTGCTGCGGACCTGGCTCACTGCCATGGACCGCTGGGAGGATTTGCTCTTTGGCACCGACTGGCCCATTGTCAATCTGGCAGAATATGTGGACTTCATCCGTCTGCTGGTCCCCGAGGCCCGCTGGGAGCAAGTCTTCTTTCACAATGCAAACCGTGTCTACCAATTAGGGCTGTGA
- the panF gene encoding sodium/pantothenate symporter, giving the protein MTMPSGYRFVLVGVILAYLAVNLIVGLWAGKMEKKQTTGGFLRNYFIGGRSMGGIVLAMTLIATYTSASSFLSGPGLGSTRGLTQCLVAIIQVGTAFLTLGIIGKKFALISRKINAVSVSDFLRARYKSNTLVIITSLLMVVFFITNMVGQFVGGAVLFETLSGLPYMGGLLIFGVVVIVYCTFGGFKGVVTTDTIQGFVMTIGTVLIIVYAIKAGGGMESLSSWLDTNRPGWDVAGFNHTGINATGFITSYWVLVGIGTLGLPQNAVRGMGFKSTQAMHRAMIFGTFVVGFLMIGMHFGGALIGPTLEGAELASTDYYVPYFAINEMPAGLAGLLLAAPLAAVMSTVSSLLILASASIIKDLYLHYMVKPEVDKESESFRKKLSRFSFFATFIIGVICLAFAIKPPSIITWINLYALGGLMCTFFWPIIGGLYYKKSNAKASLASAIFGVAAFAIGNQLRAAGLMPFEMHESVPGIVIGGIAFFIVAKLTYKPTDLTPEESFVFYGE; this is encoded by the coding sequence ATGACAATGCCAAGCGGCTACCGTTTTGTTTTGGTGGGCGTCATTCTAGCCTACCTCGCGGTCAACCTAATCGTCGGCCTGTGGGCCGGCAAGATGGAAAAAAAGCAGACCACCGGCGGATTCCTCCGTAACTACTTCATCGGCGGACGCTCCATGGGCGGCATTGTGCTGGCCATGACGCTGATCGCCACCTATACCTCCGCCTCCTCCTTTCTCAGCGGTCCCGGCCTTGGCTCCACCCGAGGCCTGACCCAATGCCTGGTCGCCATCATTCAGGTGGGCACCGCCTTCCTGACCCTGGGAATCATCGGAAAGAAATTTGCCCTGATCTCCCGAAAAATCAATGCGGTCTCCGTCTCCGACTTTCTCCGTGCCCGCTACAAAAGCAACACTCTGGTGATTATCACGTCCCTGCTGATGGTCGTCTTTTTCATCACCAACATGGTGGGCCAGTTCGTGGGCGGCGCGGTGCTGTTCGAGACGCTCTCCGGCCTTCCCTATATGGGCGGGCTGCTGATCTTCGGCGTTGTTGTCATTGTCTACTGCACCTTTGGCGGCTTTAAGGGCGTTGTCACCACAGATACCATCCAGGGCTTTGTGATGACCATTGGTACTGTCCTGATTATTGTCTATGCCATTAAAGCGGGCGGCGGTATGGAGAGTCTGAGTTCCTGGCTAGATACGAACCGTCCCGGCTGGGATGTGGCCGGTTTTAATCACACCGGAATCAATGCCACCGGCTTTATCACCTCTTACTGGGTGCTGGTTGGCATTGGAACGCTCGGCTTGCCGCAGAATGCCGTGCGCGGCATGGGCTTCAAGAGCACGCAGGCTATGCACCGCGCCATGATTTTCGGCACCTTTGTCGTGGGCTTTTTGATGATCGGCATGCACTTTGGCGGTGCGCTGATCGGTCCCACCCTAGAGGGTGCAGAGCTGGCCTCCACGGATTACTATGTACCCTATTTTGCCATCAACGAAATGCCTGCCGGTCTTGCCGGTCTGTTGCTGGCGGCACCCCTAGCAGCGGTGATGTCCACGGTCTCCTCCCTGTTGATTCTGGCCTCTGCCAGCATCATCAAGGACCTGTACCTGCACTATATGGTCAAGCCCGAAGTCGATAAGGAGAGCGAGTCCTTCCGCAAAAAGCTCAGCAGATTCAGCTTCTTTGCCACGTTCATCATCGGCGTGATCTGCCTGGCCTTTGCCATCAAGCCTCCCTCTATTATCACCTGGATCAACCTCTATGCTCTGGGAGGATTGATGTGCACCTTCTTCTGGCCCATCATCGGCGGTCTCTACTATAAAAAGTCCAACGCCAAGGCATCTCTTGCCTCCGCTATCTTTGGTGTGGCAGCCTTTGCCATTGGGAATCAGCTCAGAGCCGCCGGACTTATGCCCTTCGAGATGCATGAATCCGTCCCCGGCATTGTGATTGGCGGCATTGCGTTCTTCATCGTCGCCAAGCTGACCTACAAGCCCACTGATCTCACTCCCGAGGAATCCTTCGTGTTCTACGGCGAGTAA
- a CDS encoding ZIP family metal transporter, protein MLRSIQWAALGTGFTFLMTTLGAAVVFFLTGEPKPRFQKTALGFAAGVMTAASVWSLLLPAIDQAAEAGRFPGWLPAAAGMLAGVVFLAALDALLPHLRRERTEETWRQNTLLMTAITLHNVPEGMAVGLAFALAASGENFAGAAALALGIGIQNFPEGAAIALPLRQEGLSRRKAFAGGMLSGVVEPIFGVLVVGLAAWAQPLMPWLLSFAAGAMLYVVVEELVPQAHSRAGTCGFVTGFLIMMVLDVALG, encoded by the coding sequence ATGCTGCGATCCATTCAGTGGGCGGCGCTGGGCACCGGGTTTACCTTTTTGATGACCACCCTGGGCGCCGCCGTAGTATTTTTCCTGACCGGGGAGCCAAAGCCCCGGTTTCAAAAGACCGCGCTGGGCTTTGCAGCCGGTGTGATGACGGCGGCTTCCGTGTGGAGCCTGCTGCTGCCGGCGATTGACCAGGCTGCCGAGGCGGGCCGGTTTCCCGGGTGGCTGCCGGCAGCGGCGGGGATGCTGGCAGGCGTTGTATTTCTGGCGGCGCTGGACGCCCTGCTGCCCCATCTTAGACGGGAACGGACGGAGGAGACATGGCGGCAGAACACACTGCTGATGACGGCGATTACTTTACATAATGTGCCGGAGGGCATGGCGGTGGGATTGGCCTTTGCTCTGGCGGCCAGCGGTGAGAATTTTGCCGGTGCTGCGGCGCTGGCACTGGGAATCGGAATTCAAAATTTTCCAGAGGGAGCTGCAATCGCCCTCCCGCTGCGGCAAGAGGGATTATCCCGCCGGAAAGCCTTCGCAGGCGGTATGCTCTCCGGCGTTGTGGAGCCGATCTTCGGCGTTCTGGTGGTGGGGCTTGCGGCCTGGGCGCAGCCCCTGATGCCCTGGCTTCTCAGCTTCGCGGCGGGCGCCATGCTCTATGTGGTGGTGGAGGAGCTGGTGCCCCAGGCTCACAGCCGGGCAGGGACCTGTGGATTTGTGACAGGATTTTTGATCATGATGGTTTTAGATGTTGCTTTGGGGTAA
- a CDS encoding sulfatase-like hydrolase/transferase produces the protein MKKPNIVVITTDQQRFDTVSAYGKAPYGVKVKTDHLDQLAAEGVRFTNAFTCCPLCSPARTSFLTGTYPHTHKTMTNTNLHPLDNQIQPGDDLVINGLREEGYHTAYVGKWHVNNDINPDEFGYEHFVGLGDYDRYRATLEIPAAPQTKYYATAMGGYGDDPIDLERSRPAYLTKAAIGYIEQFAKEEQPFFVRLDFHGPHFPSVIPEPYASMYRPEDIQPIPSFYDDMTRKPAVQHNTPKYWEADRFTWQDWQKLIAKYMGECTLIDDMVGRVLDKLAELGLDEDTLVLFSTDHGDHLGAHKIWDKAFALYDDNCHVPLLARWKGRIPANSVCTEFVSHYVDMCPTILEAAGAQIPEQVQGQSFLPLCLGQKQERKPYIVSEFHGSHMGFYTIRSIRTEKYKYIFHTGADDEFYDLSEDPYEMSNRIEWPEYADVVKELKLHLVEWMRETRDHLYTEYMVYYLTKNEDLALQAPGRGRVKW, from the coding sequence ATGAAAAAGCCCAATATTGTTGTGATTACTACGGACCAACAGAGGTTTGACACGGTTTCCGCTTATGGAAAGGCGCCTTATGGAGTCAAGGTCAAAACCGACCATCTGGACCAGCTGGCAGCAGAGGGCGTCCGTTTTACCAATGCCTTCACCTGCTGTCCCCTGTGTTCCCCTGCCAGAACCTCATTTCTGACTGGTACTTATCCGCACACCCACAAAACCATGACCAACACCAACCTTCACCCGCTGGACAACCAAATTCAGCCCGGTGACGACCTGGTGATCAACGGCCTGCGGGAAGAGGGGTATCACACCGCTTATGTGGGCAAATGGCATGTCAACAATGATATCAATCCAGATGAGTTTGGCTATGAGCACTTTGTGGGCCTGGGGGATTACGACCGTTACCGCGCCACGCTGGAGATTCCGGCCGCGCCCCAGACCAAGTATTATGCCACCGCCATGGGCGGGTACGGCGACGACCCCATCGACCTAGAGCGCAGCCGCCCGGCTTATCTCACCAAAGCGGCCATTGGTTATATTGAGCAGTTTGCGAAGGAGGAACAGCCGTTCTTTGTACGGCTGGACTTCCATGGGCCTCATTTCCCCAGCGTGATCCCAGAGCCCTATGCCTCCATGTACCGACCGGAGGACATTCAGCCCATCCCCAGCTTCTATGACGATATGACCCGCAAGCCGGCGGTGCAGCATAACACACCCAAGTACTGGGAGGCTGACCGGTTCACCTGGCAGGACTGGCAGAAGCTGATCGCCAAATACATGGGTGAGTGCACCCTGATTGATGACATGGTGGGCCGCGTTTTGGATAAGCTGGCGGAGCTGGGACTGGACGAGGATACCCTGGTGCTGTTTTCCACGGACCATGGGGACCATCTGGGGGCACATAAGATTTGGGATAAAGCCTTCGCCCTGTATGACGATAACTGCCATGTCCCCCTGCTGGCCCGCTGGAAGGGCAGGATTCCCGCAAATTCTGTGTGTACGGAATTTGTCTCTCACTACGTGGACATGTGCCCCACAATTTTGGAGGCTGCCGGCGCCCAAATTCCGGAGCAGGTACAGGGTCAGAGCTTCCTGCCGCTGTGCCTGGGCCAGAAGCAGGAGAGAAAGCCCTATATCGTCTCGGAGTTCCACGGTTCCCACATGGGCTTCTACACGATTCGCAGCATCCGCACAGAAAAGTACAAGTACATCTTCCACACCGGTGCTGACGACGAGTTCTATGACCTGTCGGAGGACCCCTATGAGATGAGCAACCGCATCGAATGGCCGGAGTACGCCGATGTGGTCAAGGAGCTGAAGCTCCACCTGGTGGAATGGATGCGTGAAACCAGGGACCATTTGTATACGGAATATATGGTTTACTATTTGACCAAAAATGAGGATCTGGCCCTGCAGGCGCCCGGCCGCGGCAGAGTGAAGTGGTGA
- a CDS encoding YhdT family protein produces the protein MANSENRQMTYAEKHQQIKKEAKWTMVLFAICFVWWCVTGWGLGDVKIYFWHLPLWFWLCIIGTYVIGCVGTIILIKKVFVNFDLGEDDADLVESKVEGGSAK, from the coding sequence GTGGCTAATTCAGAGAACAGGCAAATGACCTACGCAGAAAAGCACCAACAAATCAAGAAGGAAGCAAAGTGGACCATGGTCTTATTTGCCATCTGCTTTGTATGGTGGTGCGTAACCGGCTGGGGGCTGGGAGATGTAAAAATCTACTTTTGGCATCTTCCGCTTTGGTTCTGGCTTTGCATCATTGGCACCTATGTGATTGGCTGTGTCGGAACGATCATTCTGATTAAAAAGGTCTTTGTAAACTTTGATCTAGGCGAAGATGACGCAGATTTGGTTGAATCAAAGGTAGAAGGAGGTTCTGCGAAATGA
- a CDS encoding vWA domain-containing protein, translating into MFVAFFYLLRQRGLDVSPNEWMTLLEGMEKGLHKSSLTGFYHLCRAIVVKSEVEFDRFDQVFLEFFKDIPFNGELPEEMLEWLEHPSEDLKRTIEELMTAGFPDETMEELLKLLQERLEEQDAEHNGGSKWVGTQGRTPWGNSGWHPNGIRIGGQGRYRTAMAVAGERKFRDFRKDNTLDTRQFQMAFRLLRQLSVQTESVDKELDVDSTIHDTCENAGSLQVRYKNPRKNTVKVLLLMDSGGSMEYYAGLCSMLFQAATKSNHFKELHTYYFHNCIFSSLFQGPQLWRSGEVPTEWVLQNFDSSYKVIIVGDAAMNPYELREKQFQWGKGTYAPSGLEWLERFKKQYPYLIWLNPEPMPSKPDYWSQTHYQLGQIFQMYDLSAEGLEKGMKRLMVRR; encoded by the coding sequence ATGTTTGTTGCATTTTTTTATCTGCTGCGTCAGCGGGGATTAGACGTCTCCCCCAACGAGTGGATGACGCTGCTGGAGGGCATGGAGAAGGGGCTGCACAAGTCCAGCCTGACGGGGTTTTATCACCTCTGCCGGGCGATTGTTGTGAAAAGCGAGGTGGAGTTCGACCGCTTCGACCAGGTGTTCCTGGAATTTTTCAAGGACATTCCCTTCAACGGAGAGCTGCCGGAGGAGATGCTGGAGTGGCTGGAGCACCCCTCTGAGGATCTGAAGCGGACCATTGAAGAGCTGATGACGGCCGGCTTCCCGGACGAGACCATGGAAGAGCTTCTCAAGTTGCTGCAGGAGCGGCTGGAGGAGCAGGATGCCGAGCACAACGGCGGCAGCAAGTGGGTGGGCACTCAGGGGCGCACCCCCTGGGGCAACAGCGGCTGGCACCCCAACGGCATCCGGATCGGCGGCCAGGGCCGCTACCGGACGGCTATGGCGGTGGCCGGGGAGCGGAAATTTCGGGACTTCCGGAAGGACAATACCCTGGACACCCGGCAATTTCAGATGGCCTTCCGGCTGCTGCGGCAGCTGTCGGTCCAGACAGAGAGCGTTGACAAGGAGCTGGATGTGGACAGCACCATCCACGACACCTGCGAAAACGCGGGCTCGCTGCAGGTGCGCTACAAGAATCCGCGGAAGAATACCGTCAAGGTTTTGCTGCTGATGGATTCCGGCGGCTCCATGGAGTATTACGCGGGGCTTTGCAGCATGCTCTTCCAGGCGGCTACCAAGTCCAACCACTTTAAGGAGCTGCACACCTATTACTTCCATAACTGCATTTTTTCCAGCCTCTTCCAGGGCCCGCAGCTCTGGCGCAGCGGAGAGGTGCCCACGGAGTGGGTGCTCCAGAACTTTGACAGCAGCTATAAGGTCATTATCGTGGGCGACGCCGCCATGAACCCCTACGAGCTGCGGGAAAAGCAGTTTCAGTGGGGCAAGGGGACCTATGCGCCCTCAGGCTTGGAGTGGCTGGAGCGGTTTAAAAAGCAGTATCCCTATCTGATCTGGCTCAATCCGGAGCCGATGCCGTCCAAACCGGACTATTGGAGCCAGACCCACTACCAGCTGGGGCAGATCTTCCAGATGTATGATCTGTCCGCCGAGGGACTGGAAAAAGGCATGAAGCGGCTGATGGTGCGGCGATGA
- a CDS encoding AAA family ATPase has product MTMETKFTGSSRYVASQDLMNAVNIAVTLQKPLLIKGEPGTGKTMLAQAVAEALGKKLIIWNVKSTTKAQDGLYVYDVVQRLYDSQFGNAGVDDIAKYIKLGKLGEAFSSEEQVVLLIDEVDKADLEFPNDLLWELDQMEFYIPETKETVKAKQRPIVIITSNAEKELPDAFLRRCVFHYIEFPDQEQMEDILRVHFDKLDERLVQQALAAFYWVRELRGIEKKPSTSELVDWLRAMVAGGIEPRRIEREIPFAGVLLKKDKDLQLLQKSKR; this is encoded by the coding sequence ATGACCATGGAGACGAAGTTTACTGGCAGCAGCCGCTATGTGGCGTCCCAGGATTTGATGAACGCTGTGAATATTGCGGTCACGCTGCAAAAACCCCTGCTGATCAAAGGCGAGCCGGGCACTGGCAAGACCATGCTGGCACAGGCGGTGGCGGAGGCCCTGGGAAAGAAGCTCATTATCTGGAACGTGAAATCCACCACCAAGGCTCAGGACGGACTGTATGTCTACGACGTGGTGCAGCGGCTGTATGACAGCCAGTTCGGCAACGCCGGCGTGGACGACATTGCCAAGTATATCAAGCTCGGGAAGCTGGGCGAGGCATTCTCCTCCGAGGAACAGGTGGTGCTGCTGATCGACGAGGTGGATAAGGCGGATCTGGAGTTCCCCAACGACCTTTTGTGGGAGTTGGACCAGATGGAGTTCTATATCCCGGAGACCAAGGAGACGGTCAAGGCCAAACAGCGCCCCATCGTGATCATCACCTCCAACGCGGAAAAGGAGCTGCCCGACGCGTTCTTGCGCCGGTGCGTCTTCCACTATATCGAGTTCCCAGACCAGGAGCAGATGGAGGACATTCTGCGCGTCCACTTCGACAAGCTGGATGAACGGCTGGTGCAGCAGGCTCTGGCGGCGTTCTACTGGGTGCGGGAGCTGCGGGGGATTGAGAAAAAGCCCAGCACCTCGGAGCTGGTAGACTGGCTGCGGGCCATGGTGGCCGGCGGCATCGAGCCGCGGCGGATCGAGCGGGAGATTCCCTTTGCCGGCGTGCTGCTGAAAAAGGATAAGGACCTGCAGCTGCTGCAAAAGAGCAAGCGGTAA
- the pepD gene encoding beta-Ala-His dipeptidase — MNYVLDSSKAHHKYFEELCYIPHPPFQEKALSEYVIAFAKERGLWHYTDSLYNVVVKKPATPGYENAAPVMLQAHMDMVCEKTPEKVFHFETDPLQLQVRDGWVMATDTTLGADDGYGVAYMLAILDADDIPHPALECFFSVQEEVGIGGPRGMDYSQLSARRYINLDGVQEGSTNVSTANVIGGDFKRPIVMQENSKPCYTVHICGLSAGHASLNIVKDQANAVKLAARILFAIGKEAKVHLASIQGGTIRNGIAEECDATFACEASEEHIRDIVAAVFAAAREEHELTDPHMDIRLQPAPTAPLVMDDLSSSEAIHLLHVLPSGSHMTNKRAINPTMSLASRNMGNVSSADGVLTVGYMFRCNIKSQLWDLFDQTCLLASRFGAYYDREYVYAGYTADTEHSEMLKLWQKVYRDFTGKELYLKYTHGGSDIGSINDGMGGIDAIVVSPDIKFVHRPTEAMDLASFDRTFEYVKAILAQLK, encoded by the coding sequence ATGAACTATGTGCTTGATTCCAGCAAAGCCCATCACAAATATTTCGAGGAACTCTGCTATATTCCTCATCCGCCCTTTCAGGAAAAAGCCCTCAGCGAATACGTGATTGCTTTCGCCAAGGAGCGCGGCCTTTGGCATTATACAGACTCCCTTTATAATGTTGTGGTAAAAAAGCCCGCTACCCCGGGTTACGAAAACGCAGCGCCCGTCATGCTGCAGGCCCATATGGACATGGTCTGCGAAAAGACGCCGGAAAAGGTGTTTCATTTTGAAACCGATCCGCTTCAGCTCCAGGTTCGCGATGGATGGGTCATGGCTACCGATACTACCTTAGGTGCAGACGACGGCTATGGCGTGGCCTATATGCTGGCCATTCTGGACGCGGATGACATCCCCCACCCCGCCTTGGAATGCTTCTTCTCCGTACAGGAGGAGGTTGGCATCGGCGGTCCCCGGGGCATGGATTATTCTCAGCTCAGTGCCAGACGATACATCAATCTGGATGGTGTCCAAGAGGGTTCCACCAATGTTTCCACCGCCAACGTCATCGGCGGCGACTTTAAGCGGCCCATCGTCATGCAGGAAAACAGCAAGCCCTGCTACACGGTACACATCTGCGGCCTCAGCGCGGGCCACGCCTCGCTGAATATTGTAAAGGACCAGGCAAATGCGGTCAAGCTGGCGGCACGGATTCTCTTTGCCATTGGCAAGGAGGCCAAGGTGCATCTGGCCTCCATCCAGGGCGGCACCATCCGCAACGGTATTGCGGAGGAATGTGACGCCACCTTCGCCTGCGAGGCATCTGAGGAGCACATCCGTGACATCGTGGCTGCTGTTTTTGCAGCCGCCAGAGAAGAGCATGAACTGACAGACCCTCACATGGACATCCGCCTGCAGCCTGCACCCACCGCCCCGCTGGTTATGGACGATTTGAGCAGCAGCGAGGCCATTCATCTGCTCCATGTTTTGCCCTCCGGCAGCCATATGACAAACAAACGGGCCATCAATCCCACCATGTCTCTGGCCTCCCGCAATATGGGCAATGTCAGCTCGGCGGACGGCGTGCTGACGGTCGGCTATATGTTCCGCTGCAACATCAAGTCGCAGCTCTGGGACTTGTTTGATCAGACCTGCCTTCTGGCCTCCCGCTTCGGCGCCTACTACGACCGCGAGTATGTTTACGCCGGCTATACTGCTGACACGGAACATTCTGAAATGCTGAAGCTCTGGCAAAAGGTGTACCGTGACTTCACGGGTAAGGAGCTCTACCTGAAATACACCCATGGCGGCAGCGATATCGGCTCCATCAACGATGGCATGGGCGGAATTGACGCCATCGTTGTCAGCCCAGACATCAAATTCGTCCATCGGCCCACAGAGGCCATGGACCTGGCTTCCTTCGACCGGACATTTGAATATGTCAAGGCCATTCTTGCCCAGCTCAAGTAA
- a CDS encoding sulfite exporter TauE/SafE family protein, with protein MVTAISLLICLAASALGAICGIGGGVIIKPVLDSLGIYSVSTVNFLSGCTVLSMSGYTVLKGLRDTDSSVDWGRTSFLAVGAALGGLLGKELFSQISELFAASETVGAIQAVCLFIITLGTLLYTLNKQRIPTRDLHGRMVCILIGFFLGASSSFLGIGGGPINLVVLFYFFSMDTKTAAQNSLYIILISQISSLLLTVLSGSVPPFSLPTLLGMAVCGVLGGIAGRCVNRRIPSATVDRLFIGMMGLILAICVYNYLRFT; from the coding sequence GTGGTCACAGCCATCTCATTGCTGATCTGTTTGGCTGCCTCGGCTTTGGGAGCCATCTGTGGGATCGGCGGCGGTGTTATCATCAAGCCGGTTTTGGATTCTCTGGGCATCTACAGTGTGAGTACGGTCAATTTCCTCTCTGGCTGCACCGTGCTCTCCATGTCCGGCTACACGGTTTTGAAAGGACTCCGGGATACCGATAGCTCCGTGGACTGGGGGCGCACCTCGTTTTTGGCCGTGGGCGCCGCCTTGGGCGGGCTTTTGGGCAAGGAGCTCTTCTCCCAGATTTCCGAGCTGTTTGCCGCCTCGGAGACGGTGGGCGCCATTCAGGCGGTCTGCCTGTTCATCATCACACTGGGCACCCTGCTTTACACCCTGAACAAGCAGCGCATTCCTACCCGAGATCTCCATGGCCGCATGGTCTGTATTCTGATCGGCTTTTTCCTGGGGGCGTCCTCCTCGTTTCTGGGGATTGGCGGCGGCCCTATCAATCTGGTGGTTCTTTTCTATTTCTTCTCCATGGACACGAAAACCGCTGCCCAGAACTCCCTGTACATCATCCTGATCTCCCAGATCAGCAGCCTGCTGCTGACGGTGCTCTCCGGAAGCGTCCCGCCCTTCTCTCTGCCCACGCTGCTCGGCATGGCCGTGTGCGGCGTGCTGGGCGGGATTGCCGGGCGCTGTGTCAACCGGCGGATTCCCTCCGCCACGGTGGACCGGCTTTTTATTGGAATGATGGGCCTGATCCTGGCGATCTGTGTCTATAATTACCTCCGCTTTACCTGA